From Cytophagia bacterium CHB2, a single genomic window includes:
- a CDS encoding diacylglycerol kinase family lipid kinase translates to MQTSKTLFIVNPISGFRRDKSAIINLIHAQFPSSDVELTAGPGEATRLAREAALRDYEIVAAVGGDGTINEVASGLVGTNTALGIIPRGSGNGLARGLGIPIQPAEALRVLAAGAVRAIDAGCAGSRYFFAVCGIGFDATVGQKFNTAHWRGPLPYFLIAAQQFAAFHPEA, encoded by the coding sequence ATGCAAACCTCCAAAACCCTTTTCATCGTCAATCCCATCTCCGGATTTCGGCGGGATAAAAGCGCGATCATCAATCTCATCCATGCGCAATTTCCCTCGAGCGATGTTGAATTGACTGCCGGCCCGGGCGAGGCCACGCGCCTGGCGCGCGAAGCGGCGCTGCGCGATTATGAAATCGTAGCCGCGGTCGGCGGCGACGGGACCATCAACGAAGTGGCCTCGGGCCTGGTCGGCACGAACACGGCGCTCGGCATCATTCCGCGCGGTTCCGGCAACGGATTGGCGCGCGGCCTCGGCATTCCGATTCAGCCGGCAGAGGCGTTGCGCGTGTTGGCGGCAGGTGCAGTGCGCGCGATCGACGCCGGTTGCGCCGGCTCGCGGTATTTCTTCGCGGTCTGCGGCATTGGATTCGATGCCACCGTCGGTCAAAAATTCAATACCGCGCACTGGCGCGGGCCGCTGCCGTATTTTTTGATCGCGGCGCAGCAATTCGCCGCATTCCATCCCGAAGCGTT
- a CDS encoding thiol:disulfide interchange protein: MNFQKNEIFPTGKGSQRIHSKFYPLAAFIRWVSFFYRRRPAQILRRLLRHGRSGGRSIARIHFVIPRLPVFLVLGLLFHLTICLPAQAQEKIFLGFSPPEEILQTEVIFSFDQAYKGSTLRAAILGKISEGWHVNSHQPNEEFLIPTKVELDGISGVTIDKIVYPPGLSRSFAFSETPMSVYEREVIIGVQLKISEKFEGEELRLSGKLIYQACNDFSCLQPEEKAFSATLPLVGLDLPANLINEEIFAPIDFGGALTIAKQEQGGSANEISALVERHGLGASLLFIFLGGLALNLTPCVYPLIPITVSYFGGQTGGRPAKVFGLASLYILGMAVTYSVLGVLAALSGSLFGAALQSPPVLIFIAVVMIALALSMFGLYEFKVPSALMQMAGGSKPGLFGAFFMGLTVGFVAAPCIGPFVLGLLTYVGATANPVLGFWMFFVLALGLGAPFLLLGTFSGLLQNLPRSGMWMVWIKKIFGVILLAMAAYFAAPILPNWLAKYLLPAILLLGGLYVGLIESTKFSSKIFPWLKRAAAAIFAGIALWLAWPEQEAHAGTWLALNDAALAQAQQEAKPVIIDFTADWCLACKELERFTFPHAEVRARAEGFVFLRGDLTKYASPEVQAIRQQYAIKGLPTIIFLDAAGRELDDLRVIGFVDGKEFARRMDAVRGN; encoded by the coding sequence ATGAACTTTCAAAAAAACGAAATATTCCCAACGGGTAAAGGCAGCCAACGGATTCATAGTAAGTTTTATCCGTTGGCAGCTTTCATCCGTTGGGTAAGTTTTTTTTATCGCCGGCGCCCGGCGCAAATTTTACGAAGACTCCTGCGGCATGGCAGAAGCGGTGGAAGGAGTATCGCGAGAATCCATTTTGTAATCCCCCGCCTTCCTGTTTTTTTGGTATTGGGACTGTTGTTTCACTTGACGATTTGCCTACCGGCTCAAGCTCAAGAAAAAATTTTTCTCGGGTTTTCCCCTCCGGAAGAAATCCTGCAGACCGAGGTGATCTTCTCGTTTGATCAAGCCTACAAAGGCAGCACGCTGCGCGCGGCCATTCTCGGCAAAATTAGCGAAGGCTGGCATGTGAACTCGCATCAGCCGAACGAAGAGTTCTTAATTCCCACCAAAGTCGAGCTTGACGGGATCAGCGGTGTAACAATTGATAAAATCGTTTACCCGCCGGGTTTGTCGCGCAGCTTTGCCTTTTCCGAAACGCCGATGTCGGTTTATGAACGCGAAGTCATTATCGGCGTTCAGCTCAAAATCTCAGAAAAATTCGAAGGCGAAGAATTAAGGCTCTCCGGCAAATTGATTTATCAAGCCTGCAATGATTTTTCCTGTTTGCAGCCGGAGGAGAAAGCATTCAGCGCAACGCTGCCGCTGGTGGGACTCGATCTGCCGGCGAATCTCATCAATGAAGAGATTTTTGCGCCGATTGATTTCGGCGGCGCGTTGACGATTGCGAAACAAGAGCAGGGAGGCAGCGCCAATGAAATCAGCGCGTTGGTCGAGCGGCACGGCTTGGGCGCTTCATTGCTGTTTATTTTTCTCGGCGGGCTTGCGCTCAATTTGACGCCGTGTGTTTATCCGCTGATTCCGATTACGGTGAGTTATTTTGGCGGACAAACCGGCGGTCGCCCGGCAAAAGTGTTTGGCCTCGCGTCGCTTTATATTCTCGGCATGGCGGTGACGTACTCCGTGTTGGGCGTGTTGGCGGCTTTGAGCGGCTCCTTGTTCGGCGCGGCCTTGCAAAGTCCGCCGGTGCTCATTTTTATTGCCGTTGTGATGATCGCGCTGGCGCTGTCGATGTTTGGATTATATGAATTCAAAGTACCCTCGGCGCTCATGCAAATGGCCGGTGGCTCGAAGCCGGGTCTCTTTGGCGCGTTTTTTATGGGACTCACGGTTGGTTTTGTCGCCGCGCCGTGCATCGGGCCGTTCGTATTGGGCTTGCTGACATATGTCGGAGCTACCGCCAATCCTGTGCTCGGTTTCTGGATGTTTTTCGTATTGGCGCTCGGCTTGGGCGCACCGTTTTTGCTGCTCGGCACGTTTTCCGGGTTGCTGCAAAATCTGCCGCGCTCAGGCATGTGGATGGTTTGGATCAAAAAAATATTCGGCGTCATTTTGCTGGCGATGGCGGCATATTTTGCCGCTCCGATTTTGCCGAATTGGCTTGCAAAATATTTGTTGCCCGCAATTTTGCTTTTGGGAGGATTGTATGTCGGTTTGATCGAGTCGACTAAATTCAGTTCGAAAATTTTTCCCTGGCTCAAACGCGCCGCCGCTGCGATTTTTGCAGGTATTGCGTTGTGGCTTGCCTGGCCTGAGCAGGAAGCGCATGCTGGAACCTGGCTGGCTTTGAATGACGCTGCGCTCGCGCAAGCGCAACAGGAGGCCAAGCCGGTGATCATCGATTTCACCGCGGATTGGTGTCTCGCCTGTAAAGAACTCGAGCGCTTCACATTTCCGCACGCCGAGGTGCGTGCGCGCGCCGAGGGCTTCGTTTTCCTGCGCGGCGATTTGACGAAATACGCCTCGCCGGAAGTGCAGGCGATCCGGCAGCAATACGCTATCAAGGGCCTGCCTACCATCATCTTTCTCGATGCTGCGGGCAGGGAACTCGACGATCTGCGCGTGATCGGTTTCGTCGACGGCAAAGAATTCGCGCGGCGGATGGATGCGGTGCGGGGAAATTAG
- a CDS encoding type II toxin-antitoxin system RelE/ParE family toxin: MRHNIVFAPEAADDFKRLAARERTLVRTAIETHLRHEPRKTSKSRIKRLRGLSRPEYRLRVEEFRVFYDCKGTDVEILAIVPKSRAAAWLERYGEQL; the protein is encoded by the coding sequence ATGAGGCACAATATCGTTTTTGCGCCGGAAGCCGCCGACGATTTTAAACGGCTTGCTGCGAGGGAACGCACATTGGTGCGCACAGCAATTGAAACGCACTTGAGGCATGAGCCTCGGAAAACCAGCAAGAGCCGGATCAAGCGATTGCGAGGTTTGAGCCGGCCGGAATACCGTTTGCGGGTGGAAGAGTTTCGGGTTTTTTATGATTGCAAGGGAACCGACGTCGAAATTTTAGCGATCGTGCCAAAATCAAGAGCCGCAGCTTGGCTTGAAAGATATGGAGAACAGTTATGA
- a CDS encoding type II toxin-antitoxin system Phd/YefM family antitoxin has translation MKLIALSEIKDQLSKYLRLAEKEEIVIMRHGKPAGVLVGFKTEEDWFDYRLEHDPRFLDRIAAARQSLRAGKGIRLEDMPE, from the coding sequence ATGAAACTGATTGCGCTCTCAGAAATTAAGGATCAATTGTCCAAATATCTTCGTCTGGCTGAAAAAGAAGAAATCGTAATCATGCGGCATGGCAAGCCCGCCGGAGTTTTGGTGGGTTTCAAAACTGAGGAAGATTGGTTTGATTACCGTCTCGAGCATGATCCTCGATTTTTAGATCGTATCGCTGCCGCACGGCAAAGCTTGCGAGCGGGTAAGGGAATTCGTCTCGAAGACATGCCAGAATAA